From Vitis vinifera cultivar Pinot Noir 40024 chromosome 5, ASM3070453v1, the proteins below share one genomic window:
- the LOC100249505 gene encoding beta-xylosidase/alpha-L-arabinofuranosidase 1 → MAARGPIDGNYTYVCDESRFAALGLDMKDFHYCDSSSPYEVRAKDLVDRMTLSEKVMQTGDQASGVERIGLPKYNWWSEALHGVSNFGRCVFFDEVVPGATSFPTVILSAASFNQSLWKTLGQAVSTEARAMYNSGNAGLTFWSPNINVVRDPRWGRILETPGEDPHLVGLYAVNYVRGLQDVVGAENTTDLNSRPLKVSSCCKHYAAYDLDNWKGADRVHFDARVSVQDMAETFVLPFEMCVKEGDVSSVMCSYNKINGIPSCADSRLLKQTIRGEWDLHGYIVSDCDSVEVMAVDQKWLDSSFSDSAAQALNAGMNLDCGTFNNRSLTEAVNQGKANQADLDHSLRYLYVLLMRVGFFDGIPAFASLGKDDICSAEHIELAREAARQGIVLLKNDNATLPLKSVKNIALVGPHANATDAMIGNYAGIPCYYVSPLDAFSSMGEVRYEKGCADVQCLNETYIFNAMEAAKRADATIIFAGTDLSIEAEALDRVDLLLPGYQTQLINQVADLSTGPVVLVIMSGGGVDISFARDNPKIAAILWAGYPGEQGGNAIADVILGKYNPGGRLPITWYEADYVDMLPMTSMALRPVDSLGYPGRTYKFFNGSTVYPFGYGMSYTNFSYSLSTSQRWTNINLRKLQRCRSMVYINDTFVPDCPAVLVDDLSCKESIEFEVAVKNVGRMDGSEVVVVYSSPPLGIAGTHIKKVVGFERVFVKVGGTEKVKFSMNVCKSLGIVDSTGYALLPSGSHTIKVGGDNTTSVAFPFHVNYVN, encoded by the exons ATGGCTGCAAGAGGTCCAATAGATGGAAATTACACTTACGTCTGTGATGAATCAAGGTTTGCTGCACTAGGCCTTGATATGAAAGATTTCCATTACTGTGATTCCTCATCCCCATATGAGGTTCGGGCGAAGGATTTAGTAGACAGAATGACTCTGTCAGAAAAGGTGATGCAGACCGGAGACCAAGCTTCCGGGGTGGAAAGAATAGGATTGCCCAAGTACAATTGGTGGTCGGAGGCCCTCCACGGCGTCTCTAACTTCGGCCGGTGTGTCTTCTTCGACGAAGTTGTTCCGGGAGCCACCAGCTTTCCCACTGTAATCCTCTCAGCTGCATCTTTCAACCAGTCGCTGTGGAAAACCCTTGGCCAG GCGGTTTCCACTGAGGCAAGAGCCATGTACAATTCAGGGAACGCGGGGTTGACATTTTGGAGTCCAAACATCAACGTAGTGCGGGATCCCAGATGGGGAAGAATCCTCGAGACGCCCGGGGAAGATCCTCATCTCGTTGGTTTGTATGCTGTTAATTACGTTAGAGGCCTGCAGGATGTTGTGGGAGCTGAGAACACCACGGACTTGAACTCTAGGCCCCTCAAGGTCTCTTCATGCTGCAAGCATTATGCTGCCTATGATCTTGATAACTGGAAGGGCGCGGATCGGGTGCATTTTGATGCAAGG GTTTCGGTGCAAGATATGGCTGAGACGTTTGTTCTTCCATTTGAGATGTGTGTGAAAGAGGGTGATGTTAGCAGTGTGATGTGCTCTTACAATAAAATTAATGGAATTCCTTCTTGTGCTGATTCAAGACTCCTCAAACAGACCATTAGAGGAGAATGGGATCTTCACGG ATACATAGTTTCGGACTGTGATTCAGTGGAAGTGATGGCGGTTGATCAAAAATGGCTGGATAGTTCGTTTAGCGATTCTGCTGCACAAGCCCTAAATGCAG GCATGAACTTGGACTGCGGTACATTCAACAATCGTTCCCTGACTGAAGCAGTGAACCAAGGGAAAGCCAACCAGGCTGACCTAGACCACTCACTGAGGTACCTCTATGTTTTGCTGATGAGGGTGGGGTTCTTTGATGGTATCCCGGCTTTTGCCTCTCTTGGAAAGGATGATATCTGCAGTGCTGAACACATCGAGTTAGCAAGGGAAGCTGCAAGACAAGGAATCGTTCTTTTGAAGAACGATAATGCGACTTTGCCACTGAAATCTGTTAAGAATATAGCGCTTGTTGGGCCTCATGCTAATGCCACTGATGCTATGATCGGAAACTATGCAG GTATCCCATGCTACTATGTCTCCCCACTTGATGCCTTTTCCTCAATGGGAGAAGTGAGATACGAGAAGGGATGCGCTGATGTTCAATGTCTGAACGAGACCTACATCTTCAATGCCATGGAAGCTGCAAAGCGAGCAGATGCTACGATAATATTTGCAGGGACTGATTTATCCATTGAGGCTGAGGCCTTGGACAGAGTGGATCTCCTGCTTCCAGGCTACCAAACTCAGCTGATCAACCAAGTTGCCGACCTTTCCACCGGTCCTGTGGTTCTTGTGATCATGTCTGGTGGCGGTGTCGATATTTCCTTTGCTCGGGACAACCCGAAAATCGCTGCCATCCTGTGGGCCGGTTATCCTGGTGAGCAAGGAGGCAACGCCATTGCAGATGTTATCCTTGGGAAATACAATCCTG GAGGGAGATTACCAATCACATGGTATGAAGCAGATTATGTTGATATGCTGCCCATGACATCTATGGCCCTGAGGCCAGTTGATAGCTTAGGGTATCCAGGGAGGACATACAAATTCTTCAATGGCTCCACTGTCTACCCATTTGGCTATGGAATGAGCTACACCAACTTCTCCTACTCACTGTCAACTTCCCAAAGGTGGACCAACATCAACTTGAGAAAGCTCCAAAGGTGCCGCAGCATGGTTTACATCAACGATACTTTCGTACCAGACTGTCCAGCAGTTCTCGTTGATGATTTAAGTTGTAAGGAGAGTATTGAGTTTGAGGTTGCAGTGAAGAATGTGGGGAGGATGGATGGAAGTGAAGTGGTTGTTGTTTACTCAAGCCCTCCATTGGGGATTGCTGGGACTCATATCAAGAAAGTGGTTGGATTTGAGAGGGTTTTTGTGAAGGTAGGAGGTACAGAGAAGGTGAAGTTTTCTATGAATGTCTGCAAGAGCTTGGGTATTGTGGACAGTACTGGTTATGCCCTTTTGCCTTCTGGTTCTCACACCATCAAGGTTGGGGGTGATAATACAACTTCAGTCGCGTTTCCTTTTCATGTCAACTACGTTAATTAA
- the LOC100244351 gene encoding uncharacterized protein LOC100244351 isoform X3, which yields MENSVIDNKDGGVNDDGVQVTCFTEVSDDVTLHFQIIRLHKQIYAWIGSNSAKLGHMYAAASTRPNNTVSVTSILGGASDNTGSGIARRLGRG from the exons ATGGAAAACTCTGTGATTGACAACAAGGATGGTGGTGTTAATGACGATGGTGTTCAAGTCACATGCTTTACAGAGGTTTCTGATGATGTTACTCTCCATTTTCAGATCATACGACTTCACAAACAG ATATATGCTTGGATTGGTTCCAACTCTGCCAAGTTAGGACACATGTATGCAGCCGCGTCCACAAGACCT AACAATACAGTGAGTGTGACTTCAATACTAGGAGGAGCTTCTGATAATACAGGATCTGGCATTGCTCGCCGGTTAG GCAGAGGCTGA
- the LOC100244351 gene encoding uncharacterized protein LOC100244351 isoform X2 — protein MENSVIDNKDGGVNDDGVQVTCFTEVSDDVTLHFQIIRLHKQNNTVSVTSILGGASDNTGSGIARRLALRTGVNIILACNIPKNNPMLEAEAEKKLVQKLINLGYTRPKSEGSTS, from the exons ATGGAAAACTCTGTGATTGACAACAAGGATGGTGGTGTTAATGACGATGGTGTTCAAGTCACATGCTTTACAGAGGTTTCTGATGATGTTACTCTCCATTTTCAGATCATACGACTTCACAAACAG AACAATACAGTGAGTGTGACTTCAATACTAGGAGGAGCTTCTGATAATACAGGATCTGGCATTGCTCGCCGGTTAG CGTTGAGGACTGGTGTCAATATAATTCTGGCTTGCAATATTCCTAAAAATAACCCGATGCTAGAG GCAGAGGCTGAGAAAAAGCTGGTACAGAAGCTAATCAATTTGGGGTACACTAGGCCAAAATCTGAAGGTTCAACCTCGTAA
- the LOC100244351 gene encoding uncharacterized protein LOC100244351 isoform X1 — MENSVIDNKDGGVNDDGVQVTCFTEVSDDVTLHFQIIRLHKQIYAWIGSNSAKLGHMYAAASTRPNNTVSVTSILGGASDNTGSGIARRLALRTGVNIILACNIPKNNPMLEAEAEKKLVQKLINLGYTRPKSEGSTS; from the exons ATGGAAAACTCTGTGATTGACAACAAGGATGGTGGTGTTAATGACGATGGTGTTCAAGTCACATGCTTTACAGAGGTTTCTGATGATGTTACTCTCCATTTTCAGATCATACGACTTCACAAACAG ATATATGCTTGGATTGGTTCCAACTCTGCCAAGTTAGGACACATGTATGCAGCCGCGTCCACAAGACCT AACAATACAGTGAGTGTGACTTCAATACTAGGAGGAGCTTCTGATAATACAGGATCTGGCATTGCTCGCCGGTTAG CGTTGAGGACTGGTGTCAATATAATTCTGGCTTGCAATATTCCTAAAAATAACCCGATGCTAGAG GCAGAGGCTGAGAAAAAGCTGGTACAGAAGCTAATCAATTTGGGGTACACTAGGCCAAAATCTGAAGGTTCAACCTCGTAA